A part of Streptomyces sp. NBC_01235 genomic DNA contains:
- a CDS encoding helix-turn-helix transcriptional regulator, translated as MGRETEIARLLEIVEGRVEPRMLLLLGEAGTGKSRLLAVAGDHARDSGTLVLASQGIEAESRQSFAALHQLLLPVLPDAASLPDHLRKALETAFGIAPAEGPPEPMLLRVAVLTLLSDVSDRQRVLLALDDVQHFDRDSLDVLGFVMRRVTAQDVPVLLTARGQTAPAGVPADLPTVLLGPLTEQAAAELVDAQPHAPTGRTRSELLRQAGGNPLAIIELCRAPGAGGTGLLPGGGLPQTERIQELYAARLRGLPEVAQRLILYAAASQYEDLATIMAAAGVGPDLSAWASAEEAGLVAIFDGRVLFRHPLARTGSYHAASAYLRQQAHRDLAAALAADPARRAWHLAAACFSHDESVAAALEDTAELAERRGGFYAAAQALQRSAECSPATADRARRYVKALHAATTAADPSWVSELYDKVTALTEDRDLLGMAACGAGMALSLFGYQRQGFRVLMSALEPDPPRSGMTVFALASVLGAVAYQSGLPEVGRPVAGLVDEAGARNRDTPFSELATSDSWAAVRAVTLAAADPTGATELLRGIRRRAGAPEPATSVAEMTRALGIGGVAWYADESDLCVETFRQVYALLSAYGAMGPAVPTLSAMAAALIDTGRWAEADEHLERTAALAAVHKLRHVQIDVEALRATLRALRGESAGMTADPAWTAVGLEENRATHARILRAAGTAAGAAGDFDGAFRQFRSLFGEDGRPVHYFLSPRSVADLAAAAQRTGRQGEAAHILAAVRDAMGPQPTSRMMLLMHHAAALTGDPKDAEHHFRLATVNPVGDQWPLARAQARLHYAQWLRRRRRPLEARALLASALESFTRLGAATLAEESRAELRASGVATAPAQADPLAELTAQQRQIVRLAARGLRNREIAERLMLSPRTVSSHLYNVYPKLGVSSRNQLRDLFDDL; from the coding sequence GTGGGCCGGGAGACGGAGATCGCCCGCCTCCTGGAGATCGTCGAAGGCCGTGTCGAACCGCGGATGCTGCTCCTGCTCGGCGAGGCCGGCACGGGCAAGTCGCGGCTTCTGGCGGTCGCCGGTGACCATGCGCGGGACAGCGGAACGCTCGTCCTGGCGTCCCAGGGCATCGAGGCCGAGTCGCGGCAGTCCTTTGCCGCCCTGCACCAGTTGCTCCTGCCCGTGCTGCCCGACGCCGCCTCCCTGCCCGACCATCTGCGCAAGGCGCTCGAGACGGCGTTCGGCATCGCTCCCGCCGAGGGGCCGCCCGAGCCCATGCTGCTGCGTGTGGCCGTCCTGACGCTGCTGAGCGATGTCTCGGACCGGCAGCGCGTCCTGCTGGCCCTCGACGATGTCCAGCACTTCGACCGGGACTCCCTCGACGTGCTGGGTTTCGTGATGCGCCGCGTCACGGCACAGGACGTGCCGGTGCTGCTGACCGCACGCGGGCAGACGGCCCCCGCCGGGGTTCCGGCCGACCTGCCCACCGTGCTGTTGGGGCCGCTGACCGAACAGGCCGCGGCCGAACTCGTGGACGCCCAGCCGCACGCACCCACCGGCCGGACGCGGAGCGAACTACTGCGGCAGGCCGGTGGGAACCCGCTGGCCATCATCGAACTGTGCCGCGCGCCCGGAGCGGGCGGCACGGGTCTGCTGCCCGGCGGAGGACTGCCGCAGACGGAGCGCATCCAGGAGCTGTACGCCGCGCGGCTGCGCGGTCTGCCGGAAGTGGCGCAGCGGCTGATCCTGTACGCCGCGGCGTCGCAGTACGAGGACCTCGCCACGATCATGGCGGCCGCGGGCGTCGGCCCGGACCTCTCGGCCTGGGCTTCGGCCGAGGAGGCCGGCCTCGTGGCCATCTTCGACGGGCGGGTGCTCTTCCGCCATCCGCTGGCACGCACGGGTTCCTATCACGCGGCGTCGGCCTACCTCCGGCAACAGGCGCACCGGGATCTTGCGGCCGCCCTCGCGGCCGACCCGGCCCGGCGCGCCTGGCACCTGGCCGCCGCGTGCTTCAGCCACGACGAGTCCGTGGCGGCGGCTCTGGAGGACACCGCCGAACTCGCCGAGCGGCGCGGCGGCTTCTACGCGGCGGCCCAGGCGCTGCAGCGGTCCGCCGAGTGCAGCCCCGCGACCGCCGACCGGGCGCGCCGGTACGTGAAGGCGCTGCACGCCGCCACCACCGCCGCCGACCCCTCATGGGTCAGCGAGTTGTACGACAAGGTCACCGCGCTGACCGAGGACCGGGACCTGCTGGGCATGGCGGCCTGTGGCGCGGGCATGGCCCTGTCGTTGTTCGGTTACCAGCGCCAGGGGTTCCGGGTGCTGATGAGCGCGTTGGAGCCGGATCCCCCCAGGTCCGGCATGACGGTGTTCGCTCTGGCCAGCGTGCTCGGGGCAGTCGCGTACCAGTCGGGCCTGCCTGAGGTCGGGCGCCCGGTCGCCGGCCTGGTGGACGAGGCTGGGGCCAGGAACCGCGACACGCCCTTCTCCGAACTGGCGACGAGTGACAGCTGGGCCGCCGTGCGGGCCGTGACCTTGGCTGCGGCCGACCCGACCGGCGCTACCGAGTTGTTGCGGGGCATCCGTCGCCGGGCGGGCGCGCCGGAGCCGGCGACCAGCGTCGCGGAGATGACCCGGGCCCTCGGGATCGGCGGGGTGGCCTGGTACGCCGACGAGTCCGACCTGTGCGTGGAGACCTTCCGCCAGGTGTACGCCCTGCTCAGCGCGTACGGTGCCATGGGACCTGCCGTGCCCACGCTCTCAGCGATGGCCGCGGCACTCATCGACACCGGCCGGTGGGCGGAGGCCGACGAGCATCTGGAGAGGACTGCGGCGCTGGCGGCGGTGCACAAGCTGAGGCACGTGCAGATCGACGTCGAGGCGCTGCGGGCGACCCTGCGGGCCTTGCGCGGTGAGAGTGCCGGCATGACGGCGGACCCGGCCTGGACGGCGGTCGGCCTGGAGGAGAACCGCGCCACTCACGCACGCATCCTCCGGGCCGCCGGTACAGCTGCCGGGGCGGCCGGTGATTTCGACGGCGCGTTCCGGCAGTTCCGGTCGCTGTTCGGTGAGGACGGCAGGCCTGTGCACTACTTCCTGTCACCGCGATCGGTCGCCGACCTTGCCGCGGCCGCCCAGCGGACGGGCCGACAGGGGGAGGCGGCGCACATTCTCGCGGCGGTGCGCGACGCGATGGGGCCGCAGCCGACGAGCCGGATGATGCTGCTGATGCATCACGCCGCCGCGCTGACCGGCGACCCGAAGGACGCCGAACACCACTTCCGTCTCGCCACGGTGAACCCCGTGGGCGATCAGTGGCCACTGGCCCGGGCACAGGCGAGACTCCACTACGCGCAGTGGCTGCGAAGACGGCGGCGCCCCCTGGAGGCCCGCGCGCTCCTTGCCTCCGCGCTCGAGTCGTTCACCCGGCTCGGAGCCGCCACCCTGGCCGAGGAATCCCGCGCCGAGCTACGGGCGAGCGGCGTGGCCACCGCCCCCGCCCAGGCCGACCCGCTGGCGGAACTCACCGCTCAGCAGCGCCAGATCGTACGGCTGGCGGCCCGGGGGCTGCGTAACCGGGAGATCGCGGAGCGGCTGATGCTCTCCCCGCGCACGGTCAGCTCGCACCTCTACAACGTGTATCCGAAGCTGGGTGTCAGCAGCCGCAACCAGCTCCGCGATCTGTTCGACGATCTGTGA
- a CDS encoding alpha/beta hydrolase produces the protein MRLWTGTGTSTPTTRASSPSPRPRRCGPPRQTSRDFLPALMVTAAADVVRDEGDQYARMLRQAGVPVIAVRYLYLGTVHDFVSLNSLRDSPPTLAAIRQGGHFLRDALADRR, from the coding sequence GTGAGGCTCTGGACTGGTACTGGCACCAGTACACCGACGACGCGTGCGAGCTCGCCGAGCCCGCGGCCTCGCCGCTGCGGGCCACCACGGCAGACCTCGCGGGACTTCCTCCCCGCCCTGATGGTGACGGCGGCGGCGGACGTCGTACGGGACGAGGGTGACCAGTACGCCCGCATGCTGCGGCAGGCCGGCGTCCCGGTAATCGCCGTCCGCTACCTGTACCTGGGGACGGTGCACGACTTCGTGTCCCTGAATTCTCTCCGGGACAGCCCGCCGACGCTGGCGGCGATCCGGCAGGGTGGCCACTTCCTCAGGGACGCTCTCGCCGACCGGCGCTGA
- a CDS encoding restriction endonuclease, with product MSEDERERLLDRREKLQFAALAVGAVIAGAGFIGFFVWLGAWLNDHWGIYAVLPQAGLMLVVVFGAAAEQRRRWEERRAQGLRMQLSELDESDPRAFEYAIRDLMRRDGFTAERVGGAGDDACDVRAVDADGRVWVIQCKHRRDGWAGKATGVGVLQQVNGTAAPVHGAQFAVVVTNGRFSGPAVAWAERYGIRLMDRHCLELWSQEGQPLWEALGSIKRPRRLPSQARRPRPVRSTRRAGLNREFRGVRGRGGSIRPRASRPR from the coding sequence GTGAGCGAGGACGAGCGCGAGCGTCTGCTGGACAGGCGCGAGAAGCTGCAGTTCGCTGCGCTCGCCGTAGGAGCGGTCATCGCAGGCGCGGGGTTCATCGGGTTCTTCGTCTGGCTGGGCGCCTGGCTGAATGATCACTGGGGGATCTATGCCGTCCTGCCGCAGGCAGGGCTGATGCTCGTGGTCGTCTTCGGGGCGGCGGCAGAGCAGAGGCGGAGGTGGGAAGAGCGTCGGGCTCAAGGGCTGCGGATGCAGCTGTCCGAACTGGACGAGTCAGACCCCCGGGCCTTCGAATACGCAATACGTGATCTGATGCGGCGGGACGGATTCACGGCCGAGCGGGTCGGTGGTGCGGGTGACGATGCCTGTGATGTGCGCGCCGTGGATGCCGATGGCCGGGTCTGGGTCATCCAGTGCAAACACCGGCGCGATGGCTGGGCCGGAAAGGCCACGGGAGTCGGCGTGCTCCAGCAGGTCAACGGGACTGCGGCGCCGGTCCATGGTGCCCAGTTTGCCGTTGTCGTCACCAACGGCCGATTCAGCGGGCCTGCCGTGGCCTGGGCCGAGCGGTATGGGATTCGGCTGATGGACCGTCACTGCTTGGAGCTGTGGAGCCAGGAGGGACAGCCGTTGTGGGAGGCGCTCGGGAGCATCAAGCGCCCCCGGCGTCTACCCAGCCAGGCGCGTCGGCCTCGACCGGTCAGGTCGACGCGCCGAGCTGGGCTGAACCGCGAGTTCAGGGGCGTCCGAGGGCGCGGTGGGTCCATCCGGCCTCGCGCCAGCCGTCCGCGTTGA